The following proteins come from a genomic window of Diadema setosum chromosome 20, eeDiaSeto1, whole genome shotgun sequence:
- the LOC140243372 gene encoding carbonyl reductase [NADPH] 1-like — translation MKVALVTGGNKGIGYAIVRALSKALKEEGVVYLASRDEGRGQEAVQQLKGEGLQNVDFLQLDLLNNDHIDKAQKYLKEKHGGLDILVNNAAIAFKAAAPEPDTVQAPVTIETNVFATLRVCQALFPLLRSHGRVVNVASRGGTSTYSKLSPELQKRFKSVDTEQGVIDLMNEFISAVNAGEQKKRGWSTSNYGTSKLGLIALTRIQGQDIAKDTIRDDILINSCCPGYVDTDMSSHKGTLTIDQGAETPTYLALLPPGSKFQGQFFAEKKVYEY, via the exons ATGAAAGTTGCGCTG GTCACAGGTGGAAATAAAGGCATTGGCTATGCCATTGTGAGGGCACTGTCCAAGGCTCTGAAGGAAGAAGGCGTGGTCTATCTGGCCAGTAGAGATGAGGGGCGTGGCCAAGAAGCAGTCCAGCAGCTGAAAGGGGAGGGGCTGCAGAATGTTGATTTCCTCCAGCTTGATCTGCTGAACAACGACCACATCGACAAGGCCCAGAAGTATTTGAAAGAGAAGCACGGAGGACTGGACATACTAGTCAATAATGCAGCTATTGCATTCAAG GCAGCAGCACCCGAGCCAGATACTGTCCAGGCACCAGTTACCATAGAAACCAATGTGTTCGCTACCCTCCGTGTTTGCCAAGCACTCTTTCCACTGCTGAGATCACATGGCAG GGTTGTTAATGTGGCAAGCCGTGGAGGCACCTCCACATACTCCAAACTCAGTCCAGAGCTCCAGAAAAGGTTCAAGTCCGTTGACACTGAGCAGGGAGTCATCGACCTCATGAATGAGTTCATCAG TGCTGTTAATGCTGGAGAGCAGAAGAAGCGAGGCTGGTCCACATCCAACTACGGAACCAGTAAACTGGGACTAATCGCCCTCACCCGTATACAGGGCCAAGACATCGCCAAGGATACCATAAGGGATGACATCCTCATCAACAGC TGCTGCCCTGGGTATGTAGACACCGACATGTCCAGCCATAAGGGGACACTGACCATTGACCAGGGGGCCGAGACTCCCACCTACCTCGCTCTCCTGCCACCGGGATCCAAGTTTCAGGGCCAGTTCTTTGCTGAGAAGAAGGTCTATGAATACTAG